AAAAATTCATTGTTGGACAGCAAATGCCACCTGAAATAACTAACTTTCAGTTTTTCTTCACCTTTGTTCCAATGTTCTTTGAAGAGCAGCTTCACCACTGTTACAACATCCGACAAAACAGTGATAACGAAACACATGCAAGAGTTTCTAATCATGTGTCGGTGAGAAATGACCTAACATGGATTACCATACTATTGAGAAAACAGGGATTTAACAAGAGGGGCTGCAAAGTTATCAAGCAAACATATTTGCTGGAATTAAAATCAAATTTCACCCTTCATAACCCACCCCCCACATCCCTTACCCTCTGTGTTTATTTGAGATAACTACAGTGCACAATGACACCCCCTCCCCTATTAACTCCCCCACCCAATTTGGCTGCTTTACAAAGATGACTCTACCTCCCTCTGGACTACTTCTCCATCTGACCTTGCACCCACTTGGATTTCCACCTCAACAGGAGGCTGTTCCCTGCCCCTGTCCTCTGGAGACTCAACGATGACCTCCAGGCAGGAGATGGGCAATCCCATGGCCTTCTCCGTGGCCTTTATCTCAGGCTTGTCTCCATTGCCACAGCACAGCTTAGGGGCGCACTGGGTCCGGCAGGAGAGCTCGCATAGAGAGATACGGGATTCCGAGTTGACAGTGACAAACTCTGGCTGGATGGTGGTGGCGTGGATACCCTCATTGTGGAAAAAATCCTTGATGCGCTTGGCCACATCCATGTAGGAGGTGGGGTCATGGCACTTGATATGGGCTGTAGCAATGATGCGGCTACCTGCCAGCTGCCAGATGTGCAGCTCATGAACAGCCAGTATGCCCTCCACGCTGCGCAGCTTTTCATTCAGTCGCTGCATGTCGATCTGCTTGGGCACCGTCTGAAGCAGGATGAGGGCTGACTCTTTCAGAAGTGGGTATGTGGTGTACAGCAAAATGCACACCATGATGATGCAGAGAGTGGGATCCAAGTAGAGGACCCAACAGGGCCCTGCACTGGTAATAGCCTGGGTGCCGTTCCTCAGCGCGCTCACCAGCGTATGGTTGATGTGGATATGGTCCATGCAGTGGCTGTCCACACATGGTTTGACACATGGCTCTCCTTCAACACAGGGCTGCCACACAAAAGTGAAGATGATGGCATTCAGCACCACAATGACTGAGCCAAGGGCATCCCCCAGGACGTGCAGGAAGACGCCACGCATGTTGAGCTGCGAAGCGGACTCATCAGTGTGATCCAGTTCATCGTAGCGAGTGTTCCTGTTGATGTGGCTATCCAAACTGTTTTCTTGCAGCAGATCTATATAAGAACGAGAAAGAGAGGGCGTTACACAGCATGACGATTTAGTGTCTGGTAAGAGCACAATAAATCACTGGCTAATGGTGAGCAAGGGCTGTCAAACTCTCCTTTCGGCAATTTATCAGTGGGTATCTGCAATCACCCTGGTAGGACAGAACGAAATAGGATCATCAATTTCAACTGGCATCCTGCCTGCATCATACTGCTTGTCTATTTTCCTTTTAAGTTGGTTTTCACACTTCACGGCATGCAGAACACTAATGAACAGCCCAGTGCAacattgaaaatgttgtttttggaCACTGATTATGCAATCCCTGGTTTGACAACATTATTTTAATCAGGTTGCTGATGTACAGTTTCAGCGCTCCTTATAAAACAGTTGGCTCTGGACATACCAACATAT
The Polyodon spathula isolate WHYD16114869_AA chromosome 5, ASM1765450v1, whole genome shotgun sequence DNA segment above includes these coding regions:
- the LOC121315954 gene encoding zinc transporter 1-like, whose amino-acid sequence is MAFEPDRVRLLCMMSLTFGFFIVEVVVSRITSSLAMLSDSFHMLSDVIALVVAFVAVRFAEKTQSTSKNTFGWIRAEVMGALVNAVFLTALCFTIILEAIERFTEPQEIENPLMVIWVGAGGLLVNLFGLCMFHGHSGGGHGHSHGGGHGHSHGNKKNKRNKICKSETPSGNGSSVEETNNLVGHCNSPKIINSDRPERHDLLQENSLDSHINRNTRYDELDHTDESASQLNMRGVFLHVLGDALGSVIVVLNAIIFTFVWQPCVEGEPCVKPCVDSHCMDHIHINHTLVSALRNGTQAITSAGPCWVLYLDPTLCIIMVCILLYTTYPLLKESALILLQTVPKQIDMQRLNEKLRSVEGILAVHELHIWQLAGSRIIATAHIKCHDPTSYMDVAKRIKDFFHNEGIHATTIQPEFVTVNSESRISLCELSCRTQCAPKLCCGNGDKPEIKATEKAMGLPISCLEVIVESPEDRGREQPPVEVEIQVGARSDGEVVQREVESSL